In Corylus avellana chromosome ca2, CavTom2PMs-1.0, the following proteins share a genomic window:
- the LOC132172321 gene encoding rubisco accumulation factor 1.1, chloroplastic-like produces MLSATVNTLRPHFNSTFLSPHPNLTLPVHPPLLPKPSQKPISATFTPPSNSQQQLYQPFRPPPSTPLPSKFSALDADRRLEILANRLGLWYEYAPLIPSLMREGFTPSSLEESTGISGVEQNRLVVAAQVRDSLLQSSTDPELVSSFDTGGAELLYEIRLLSALQRAAAARYIVDHRFDAQGAQELARAIKDFPRRRGDKGWESFDYNLPGDCLSFMYYRQSREHKNQSEQRTAALEQALKVAETEKARSRVLEDLEGTSDKKGGIEVDTDNAVRVPVVRLRLGEVAEASSVVVLPVCRAEEREREVLEAPREYRSEGEFGVVVAEKGWERWVVLPAWEPLIGLGNGGVVVAFPDARVVPWKANRWYREEAILVVADRGRKGVEADDSFYLVAGDGDGGDLKVERGLALKEMGVGESLGTVVLVVRPPREETDDQLADEDWE; encoded by the coding sequence ATGCTCTCTGCAACGGTCAACACCCTCCGGCCCCACTTCAACTCCACCTTCCTCAGCCCCCACCCCAATCTAACCCTCCCGGTCCACCCTCCACTCCTCCCTAAACCCTCCCAGAAGCCCATCTCAGCCACTTTCACTCCCCCTTCCAACTCCCAACAACAGCTGTACCAGCCCTTCAGGCCTCCACCCTCCACTCCTCTCCCCTCCAAGTTCAGCGCCCTCGACGCCGATCGCCGCCTCGAAATCCTCGCCAACCGCCTCGGCCTCTGGTACGAGTACGCACCGCTCATTCCCTCCCTAATGCGGGAAGGCTTCACCCCTTCTTCCCTCGAAGAATCCACTGGAATATCCGGCGTCGAGCAGAACCGCCTCGTCGTTGCTGCCCAAGTCCGGGACTCCCTCCTTCAATCCAGCACCGACCCAGAACTCGTCTCCTCGTTCGACACCGGTGGCGCCGAGTTATTGTACGAGATTCGGCTCCTGAGCGCCCTGCAGCGCGCCGCCGCTGCCCGTTACATCGTTGATCATAGGTTCGACGCCCAGGGCGCCCAGGAGCTCGCCCGCGCCATCAAGGATTTTCCTCGCAGGCGTGGGGATAAAGGGTGGGAGAGCTTTGATTATAATCTCCCCGGAGATTGTCTCTCCTTTATGTATTATAGGCAGAGTAGGGAGCATAAGAACCAGTCAGAGCAGAGGACTGCTGCTTTAGAGCAGGCACTGAAAGTTGCAGAGACTGAGAAAGCGAGAAGCAGGGTGTTGGAGGACTTGGAGGGGACCAGTGACAAGAAAGGAGGGATCGAAGTGGATACAGATAACGCTGTTCGGGTTCCGGTGGTGAGGTTGAGGCTTGGAGAGGTGGCGGAGGCGAGCAGCGTGGTTGTATTGCCGGTTTGCAGAGCTGAGGAGAGGGAGCGGGAGGTTTTGGAAGCGCCGAGGGAGTATAGGAGCGAGGGTGAGTTTGGAGTGGTGGTGGCGGAGAAGGGGTGGGAGAGGTGGGTGGTGTTGCCGGCGTGGGAGCCTCTGATAGGGTTAGGAAACGGGGGAGTTGTGGTGGCCTTTCCGGATGCGAGGGTCGTGCCTTGGAAGGCCAATAGGTGGTACAGGGAGGAGGCTATCTTGGTGGTGGCTGATAGGGGCAGGAAGGGGGTGGAGGCCGATGACAGTTTTTATTTGGTGGcgggtgatggtgatggtggggacttgaaagttgaaagagGGTTGGCATTGAAGGAAATGGGTGTGGGGGAGAGCTTAGGGACTGTGGTGTTGGTGGTTCGGCCGCCGAGAGAAGAGACCGATGATCAATTGGCCGATGAAGATTGGGAGTGA